The Trichomycterus rosablanca isolate fTriRos1 chromosome 15, fTriRos1.hap1, whole genome shotgun sequence genome contains a region encoding:
- the LOC134328816 gene encoding histone H1-like — protein MVEEAPAPASSAPAKAPKKKTATKPKKAGPSVGELIVKAVSASKERSGVSLAALKKALSAGGYDVEKNNSRVKLAVKSLVTKDILVQTKGTGASGSFKLNKKQTEAKKPAAKKAAAPKVKKAAKKPAAAKKPKKVTAMKPAAKKSPKKVKKPAAAAKKTTKSPKKAKKPATPKKAKKPATPKKAAKSPKKAKAAKPKTAKPKATKAKKAAPKKK, from the coding sequence atggtagaagaagctccagcaccggccagctcggcccccgccaaggctcctaaaaagaagaccgcgaccaaacccaagaaagcgggtcccagcgtcggcgagctgatcgtcaaagctgtttccgcttccaaggagaggagcggcgtgtccctggccgccctgaagaaagctctgtctgcaggtggatacgacgtggagaagaacaactcccgcgtcaaactcgccgtcaaaagcctggtgaccaaggacatcctggtgcagaccaagggcaccggcgcctcaggctctttcaagctcaacaagaagcagaccgaggcgaagaagcccgcggccaaaaaagccgccgctcctaaagtgaaaaaggCCGCAAAGAAACCCGCCGCTGCAAAGAAGCCCAAGAAGGTAACAGCCATGAAGCCCGCCGCTAAGAAGTCCCCCAAGAAGGTCAAGAAACCCGCTGCGGCCGCTAAGAAAACCACCAAGAGCCCCAAGAAGGCTAAGAAGCCGGCGACCCCCAAGAAGGCTAAGAAGCCGGCGACCCCCAAGAAGGCAGCCAAGAGTCCTAAAAAAGCCAAGGCAGCCAAACCCAAGACCGCTAAGCCCAAAGCGACCAAGGCCAAAAAAGCTGCACCCAAGAAGAAGTAA
- the LOC134328991 gene encoding histone H2A-like yields the protein MSGRGKTGGKARAKAKTRSSRAGLQFPVGRVHRHLRKGNYAHRVGAGAPVYLAAVLEYLTAEILELAGNAARDNKKSRIIPRHLQLAVRNDEELNKLLGGVTIAQGGVLPNIQAVLLPKKTEKAAKAK from the coding sequence ATGAGTGGACGCGGAAAGACCGGTGGTAAGGCTAGGGCTAAGGCCAAGACTCGCTCATCCCGTGCCGGCCTTCAGTTCCCCGTGGGCCGTGTTCACAGACACCTACGTAAGGGTAATTACGCCCAccgtgtgggagctggtgctcctgtctacttggctgccgtgctggagtatctgaccgctgagatcctcgagttggctggtaacgccgccagagataacaagaagtctcgtatcatccctcgtcatctgcagttggccgtgcgtaacgacgaggagttgaacaaactgcttggaggtgtaactatcgctcagggcggtgtgctgcctaacatccaggctgttctgttgcccaagaagaccgagaaagcagccaaggccaagtaa
- the LOC134328414 gene encoding zinc finger CCHC domain-containing protein 3-like produces MFCQLFNAWIGEGFWKNWNITSSAPQDIVHIIIKFWTGRIADEDVNCYIRRYCEILQPPDKPVDQFGIWYGVRRYKVKLRTNENGEIQQLPNTIAMGPYVGKISYPGQIQRCYICNSAHHQVKDCDKTKCWKCGQFGHKAKDCVDVEQCGLCGQSGHSYFTCPKSFSNLLKKERRQAQPNLQAPEQTTPETKDPACDKPDNNDQPQQEQANKESNSSEEESSGSTSSDEADSSDEEDDSDSESSEATDIDSTPAQRQADNIEQTTTTEQLKRTNEKTEDEEI; encoded by the coding sequence ATGTTTTGCCAGCTATTCAATGCTTGGATTGGGGAAGGCTTTTGGAAAAACTGGAATATCACAAGCTCAGCTCCCCAAGATATTGTCCATATTATCATCAAGTTCTGGACTGGACGAATCGCCGATGAAGACGTAAATTGCTATATCAGAAGATACTGTGAGATTCTACAACCTCCGGATAAGCCAGTGGATCAGTTCGGAATATGGTATGGAGTAAGAAGATATAAAGTCAAGCTAAGAACGAACGAGAATGGAGAGATCCAGCAATTGCCCAACACTATAGCTATGGGTCCTTATGTAGGAAAGATTTCATACCCTGGACAAATTCAACGATGCTACATATGTAACTCCGCTCATCATCAAGTAAAGGACTGTGATAAGACCAAATGTTGGAAATGTGGACAGTTTGGACACAAAGCTAAAGATTGTGTAGATGTGGAACAGTGTGGACTGTGTGGACAAAGCGGTCACTCGTATTTCACGTGTCCTAAATCTTTCAGTAACCTTttaaagaaggaaagaagaCAAGCACAACCAAATCTACAAGCTCCAGAACAAACTACACCCGAAACAAAAGATCCAGCTTGTGATAAACCTGACAACAACGACCAGCCACAACAAGAACAAGCGAATAAAGAATCCAACAGCAGTGAGGAAGAGTCATCCGGTTCAACAAGCAGCGATGAAGCGGATAGCAGTGATGAGGAAGACGACAGCGACAGCGAAAGCAGTGAGGCGACGGATATCGACAGTACACCGGCACAAAGACAAGCGGATAACATCGAACAAACAACTACAACAGAACAATTAAAGAGAACTAATGAAAAAACGGAGGATGAAGAGATTTAA
- the LOC134328415 gene encoding histone H2B-like: MDMYDSFYEGCSLFKNPKFAPKKGSKKTVPKTAGKGGKKRRKSRKESYAIYVYKVMKQVHPDTGISSKAMGIMNSFVNDIFERIAGESSRLAHYNKRSTITSREIQTAVRLLLPGELAKHAVSEGTKAVTKYTSSK; this comes from the exons ATGGACATGTACGATAGTTTTTATGAAG GTTGCAG tttatttaaaaaccctAAGTTCGCGCCCAAGAAGGGCTCCAAGAAAACCGTCCCCAAGACCGCCGGCAAAGGAGGCAAGAAGCGCAGAAAGTCCAGGAAGGAGAGCTACGCTATCTACGTGTACAAGGTCATGAAACAGGTCCACCCTGATACCGGGATCTCCTCCAAGGCTATGGGCATCATGAACTCCTTCGTCAACGACATTTTCGAGCGTATCGCTGGTGAGTCCTCTCGTCTGGCTCACTACAACAAGCGCTCCACCATTACCTCCAGGGAGATCCAGACCGCCGTGCGCCTGCTGCTTCCCGGTGAGCTGGCCAAGCACGCCGTGTCCGAGGGTACCAAGGCCGTCACCAAGTACACCAGCTCCAAGTAA